The genomic region AATTTCGTTTTTAAGCAAAACCTGTATAAATTCAATATTGGCTTTTTCGGGAAATATTGCGTGCCGTTCCAGTTCCGGCCCGTAAACCGGCACATTCACAGCGTCTACATCGTCGACAAAAATCACGCCGTGCGGATTGCCCATGGAGACCGCGGTCAGCTCAAAAGTCCTGTCCAGAACCGGCGTCGGCGCGTTCAGCATTTGCCCGCCGGAAAAATTCACCGGAATTTTAGCCGGCGCCAGTATCGGCTCTCCCATATCGACCTCGATAATATTGTTTTGCGGATCAAGCACCGGCAGCATGATGCCGGCCAGAGTTTCGATCGAGATCACGCTTTTTTTCGCGTAATTTTCGTAAACATAGCGCGCAAAACAGCGAATGCCGTTGCCGCACATTTGTGGCTCGGAGCCATCGGCGTTAATGACCTGCATATAGAAATCGGCTTTCTCGGATTTGCGCACGATGAGCAGGCCGTCCGCGCCAATGCCAAAATGCCGGTCGCAGAATTTCGGCGCCAGCTCGTGAAAATTGACCGCGCTCAGATCGTTTTTGAGCGCGTCAAAAAGAATAAAATCATTGCCCAGCCCTTCGAGTTTGACGAAATTCATACTTCCAGCCACTCCACATTTTTAAATGCGCGGAACCAGGTATACTGCCGTTTGGCAAAATTGCGCGTGTTTTGCTTAATATCCGCAAGCATTTTCTCACGATCGATCAAGCCCTGCAAATAACGCAGGGTTTCCTTGTACCCGATCGCCTGCATAGATGATAACCCGGGCGCGCAACCGCGCGCAAGCAGGCCGCGCGCCTCGTCCAGCAGGCCGCGTTCAAACATTTTTTCCACGCGCGCGTCCAACCTGGCATAGAGCTTGGCGCGCGGCATAGTCAGGCCGATAATGCGGCAATCTGTCGCGCCTACTGTGCCTGCCGTGCCTGTTCCCAAAATTGACGGCTGTTTTTTCTGCTGCGCGGAGATCTTTTGGCCAGTCAGCTTATAGACTTCCAGCGCGCGGATCACTCTGAATAGATCATTGGCGTGGATCCGCGCGGCGGCTTCCGGGTCGACTTTTTGTAATTCGCCCCACAGCCATTCCCGTCCTTTTTCCGCGGCCTGCGCACGCAGCCGGAGACGGATGGTTTTGTCAACAGGAAGGGACAGGCACAGGCCATTGATGAGCGCGTTATAATAAAATCCCGTACCTCCGCAAAAAACAATATGCCTGTCCCTTAGTTTGGCCAGCAGTCCGGAAACATACGCAATGTAGTCCGCCACGGAAAAATCCTGCGTCGGCTCAACAATGTCTATAGCGTAATGCGGCGCGCCCCGCCGCTCAGCCAGCGTCAGTTTGGCCGTGCCAATATCCAGACCGCGGTAAACCTGAAAAGCGTCTACGGAAATAATCGCCGCGTCCTGCTCCTTAGCCAGTTTCAGGGCATATTCTGATTTCCCCACGCCAGTGGGGCCGACAACAAGGGTAATATTGCGCATAGGCATATTTTAACAAAGAAAGCGAACGAAAAGGGATAACAAAGGGACAGGCACGTCCTTACATCGATAAGAAGACAGGTATATTGTCCTATTGTCCGTTTTTCTCGGATAAAGGGACAGGCACACGGTCACTGAAAATTGTGAAACAAATTGAGAAAACTTACGATATACCATAAATCTATAAATCAGTGAGGAAAACTATGCTTTTATGTAAACAAATTGCGGTAACTACGATACAAAAAAATAAAGCCGTTGCTTTACTTTCCCTTTATGATATAAAGGCTGTTCTCTTTGATATGGATGGCACAATATTAAACTCTATGCGCTGTCATCAATACGCTTATGCACAAGCTTTTCAACACTATGGAATAAAAAATGTCACTGCTACTGAAATCTATCAAAATGAAGGAACATTAAGTGAATTCAATACATTAAAAAAATTTTTACAGCGCAATAACATGTTAGCCGATGAACAACTTATATCGAAAATTGTTAATTATTCCCATAGTATATCTCAAAAACTACTATTAATGTTTGGAAATCAGCCCATACAATATATGCCCGAATTAATTTATAGGCTCAAAACCGAAAAATACCCTTTAGCTCTAGTAAGCGGGACATCAACATCCAAAATCAAACTGATGTTGCCAGAAAGTTTATATCAAAATTTCAATTATGTTATTGGCGGACGTGATGTTAAAAATAACAAACCGGATCCAGAATGTTACTTATTAGCTGCCAAAAAACTGAATGTAAACCCGCAAAATTGCTTAGTTATAGAAAACTCACCCAATGGTATCCGCGCCGCTAAAGCCGCAGGAATGTACTGTTTGGCTGTAACCACAACTTTATCTAAAACCGCGCTAACTCAGGCAGACTGGATAATATCGCCAAGAATTACTGAAACTGTCTTATTTGGTAAGGGTTCAAGGATATCCACGATTAACAATAAGTCAACTTTACCGCCGACTATTTTTACCAAGGAAGTTTTCAAAACTTTTACTAAAGAACTAAAATCCTCTAAAGAAATTCCTCCTAACTTTATGTTCATATACAAGACGGATCAAAAATTAAAACATCTTTATGCTAGAATAATAGCAGTTGCATTTGCAAGTATCGCTTTATCCACAACCTTATTAGTTTTTCTGTTCTTTGCGTGATATTTGGCTAGTAAGGGACAGGGACAGGCATGTCTTTATAAGGTGACAGGTATATTGTCTATTGTCCATTG from Candidatus Margulisiibacteriota bacterium harbors:
- a CDS encoding HAD family phosphatase yields the protein MLLCKQIAVTTIQKNKAVALLSLYDIKAVLFDMDGTILNSMRCHQYAYAQAFQHYGIKNVTATEIYQNEGTLSEFNTLKKFLQRNNMLADEQLISKIVNYSHSISQKLLLMFGNQPIQYMPELIYRLKTEKYPLALVSGTSTSKIKLMLPESLYQNFNYVIGGRDVKNNKPDPECYLLAAKKLNVNPQNCLVIENSPNGIRAAKAAGMYCLAVTTTLSKTALTQADWIISPRITETVLFGKGSRISTINNKSTLPPTIFTKEVFKTFTKELKSSKEIPPNFMFIYKTDQKLKHLYARIIAVAFASIALSTTLLVFLFFA
- the miaA gene encoding tRNA (adenosine(37)-N6)-dimethylallyltransferase MiaA, which encodes MRNITLVVGPTGVGKSEYALKLAKEQDAAIISVDAFQVYRGLDIGTAKLTLAERRGAPHYAIDIVEPTQDFSVADYIAYVSGLLAKLRDRHIVFCGGTGFYYNALINGLCLSLPVDKTIRLRLRAQAAEKGREWLWGELQKVDPEAAARIHANDLFRVIRALEVYKLTGQKISAQQKKQPSILGTGTAGTVGATDCRIIGLTMPRAKLYARLDARVEKMFERGLLDEARGLLARGCAPGLSSMQAIGYKETLRYLQGLIDREKMLADIKQNTRNFAKRQYTWFRAFKNVEWLEV
- the dapF gene encoding diaminopimelate epimerase, with amino-acid sequence MNFVKLEGLGNDFILFDALKNDLSAVNFHELAPKFCDRHFGIGADGLLIVRKSEKADFYMQVINADGSEPQMCGNGIRCFARYVYENYAKKSVISIETLAGIMLPVLDPQNNIIEVDMGEPILAPAKIPVNFSGGQMLNAPTPVLDRTFELTAVSMGNPHGVIFVDDVDAVNVPVYGPELERHAIFPEKANIEFIQVLLKNEIKMRVWERGAGETLACGTGACAAVVAGVLTDRLDRDVTVRLAGGSLKISWDADDNHVSMSGPAFEVFKGEVLL